Proteins from a genomic interval of Rosa chinensis cultivar Old Blush chromosome 2, RchiOBHm-V2, whole genome shotgun sequence:
- the LOC112189948 gene encoding protein APEM9 has translation MKREAAERQSNGSSSSSSEVPLINSQSSSYPTEQLQSGSQVEMGSGGPDPVTWQQIENSETYLVCSMYEEAASLASSILKRLSQHNEDDDDDDDLYDMLESAGMVLVQSLKQLGRTPEILNELKLLFASIPAIPVQVLLTGACFYISEGHSLGIQEFLEVFLSGWSFVDGKCYVLVGKEYNADYTKRHDGHFVLGIDKYLEVVEVYTLNVLGTILNDVDLATSWVENAKIPEDGRQVLLRRLHSLHSIKATNASQGSFSSLLVDNYEDPSPEGCPKVKYPLNGDTAKKQAVLKLSKRLEPCLWWFRTITLKFGNTRLVISNGKIALGCLILLISYVLQRKRATLKRIVQRQALSMKNALVDLWQLAFSYQVNPLAAVQPLGAAARAGQ, from the exons ATGAAGAGGGAGGCAGCAGAGAGGCAAAGCAATGGGTCATCGTCGTCTTCATCCGAGGTACCTCTTATCAATTCTCAGTCCTCCTCCTATCCAACTGAACAGCTTCAATCCGGTTCACAAGTCGAGATGGGTTCCGGAGGCCCCGACCCAGTAACCTGGCAGCAAATTGAGAATTCCGAGACCTACCTTGTCTGCTCCATGTACGAGGAGGCTGCCTCATTAGCTTCCTCTAttctgaaacgtctttctcaaCATaacgaggatgatgatgatgatgatgacctgTATGACATGTTGGAGTCGGCTGGAATGGTGCTTGTGCAATCTCTAAAACAACTTGGAAG GACACCGGAGATTCTGAATGAGCTCAAACTACTATTTGCCTCCATTCCTGCTATCCCTGTTCAAGTTCTTCTTACTGG GGCTTGCTTTTATATTTCAGAAGGGCATTCTCTTGGTATTCAAGAATTTCTGGAAGTGTTCCTTAGCGGTTGGAGTTTTGTGGATGGAAAATGTTATGTTCTTGTTGGTAAAGAATACAATGCAGATTATACAAAAAGACATGATGGGCATTTTGTTTTGGGTATTGATAAGTATCTTGAAGTAGTTGAGGTGTATACTTTGAATGTGTTGGGAACCATTTTGAATGATGTTGACCTTGCTACCTCTTGGGTCGAGAATGCTAAAATACCTGAGGACGGAAGACAG GTACTTCTGAGAAGATTACACTCACTACATTCAATTAAAGCCACCAACGCATCACAAGGATCCTTCTCATCTTTGCTGGTGGATAACTATGAAGATCCTTCACCTGAGGGATGCCCAAAAGTGAAATATCCTCTAAATGGAGATACTGCTAAGAAACAAGCAGTTTTAAAGTTGTCGAAAAGATTAGAACCATGCCTCTGGTGGTTCCGTACCATTACTCTGAAGTTTGGGAATACTCGGTTGGTAATATCTAATGGAAAGATTGCCCTGGGCTGCTTGATTCTGCTCATATCTTATGTTTTGCAGAGAAAACGAGCTACCTTAAAGAG GATTGTTCAGAGACAAGCCTTGTCAATGAAAAATGCTCTAGTAGACTTGTGGCAGCTTGCATTTTCATACCAGGTGAACCCTCTAGCTGCTGTTCAACCTCTGGGTGCTGCAGCAAGGGCAGGCCAGTGA